The following are from one region of the Candidatus Obscuribacterales bacterium genome:
- a CDS encoding CU044_2847 family protein gives MTKLVQFDLGDGESILMEVDEVESDEITPVSKSPGEIAAQARQTFSQAMAGVTPMVRSLKARLDTLNDPADEVEVKFSVKLSGEVGAVVTKVGGEATYEITLKWKKQ, from the coding sequence ATGACGAAGCTTGTGCAGTTTGATTTGGGCGATGGCGAGAGCATCTTGATGGAAGTGGATGAAGTCGAGTCTGATGAAATAACACCTGTTTCTAAGTCACCAGGCGAAATTGCGGCCCAGGCACGTCAAACCTTTAGCCAAGCTATGGCTGGCGTCACACCCATGGTGCGATCCTTGAAGGCACGGTTGGATACTCTGAATGATCCGGCGGATGAGGTCGAGGTGAAATTTAGTGTCAAGCTAAGCGGCGAGGTGGGGGCAGTTGTGACCAAAGTAGGGGGAGAGGCCACCTACGAAATCACGCTGAAATGGAAGAAGCAATGA